A part of Streptomyces sp. NBC_01451 genomic DNA contains:
- the secE gene encoding preprotein translocase subunit SecE, which translates to MADAVGSIDMPDAQDEAPESDKKTRKGGKRAKKGPLKRLAVFYRQIIAELRKVVWPTRNQLTTYTTVVIVFVIVMIGLVTVIDFGLNKAAKYVFG; encoded by the coding sequence ATGGCGGACGCCGTGGGCTCCATCGATATGCCTGACGCCCAGGATGAGGCCCCCGAGTCGGACAAGAAGACTCGCAAGGGCGGTAAGCGCGCCAAGAAGGGCCCGCTGAAGCGTCTCGCGGTCTTCTACCGCCAGATCATCGCGGAGCTCCGCAAGGTCGTCTGGCCTACGCGCAACCAGCTGACGACGTACACGACCGTGGTGATTGTCTTCGTGATCGTCATGATCGGCCTGGTGACTGTGATTGACTTTGGCCTCAACAAAGCCGCCAAGTACGTCTTCGGCTGA
- a CDS encoding DHA2 family efflux MFS transporter permease subunit, translating into MSQRQGKQQGKQREQSGTGAPRGGVVWALVITSVAGFMAALDNLVVTTALPSIRKDLGGGLGDLEWTVSAYTLTFAVLLMFGAALGDRFGRRRLFLAGLAVFTGASAAAAMAPGIDSLIAARAVQGVGAAIMMPLTLTLLTAAVPAARRGMAFGIWGAVNGLAVASGPLIGGSLTEHISWHWIFWLNVPLGLALLPLARLRLAESYGTGAPLDFVGTVLASGGLFGIVYGLVRGPADGWTSSYVLTGLVAGGALLVAFVVHGTRAKNPMLPMRLFRSRAFAGINAASLLMFLGMFGSIFLLSQYMQGVLGYSPTEAGLRMLPWTGMPMLVAPMAGILSDRIGGRPVVATGLFLQAAGLGYMALVVTADASYAVQLPGLITSGIGMALFFAPAANLVMSSVRPSEQGIASGANNALREVGGALGIAVMGSIFAAQGGYETGQTFVDGLRPALVVGSVVVALAGVAALLIPAARRPAPVTEPAEPTPVLETAAR; encoded by the coding sequence ATGTCACAGCGGCAGGGCAAGCAGCAGGGCAAGCAACGAGAGCAGAGCGGAACCGGCGCACCGCGCGGCGGAGTCGTCTGGGCGCTCGTCATCACCAGCGTCGCCGGGTTCATGGCGGCCCTCGACAACCTCGTCGTCACCACCGCACTGCCCTCCATCCGCAAGGATCTCGGGGGCGGGCTGGGCGACCTGGAATGGACCGTGAGCGCCTACACGCTCACCTTCGCCGTGCTGCTGATGTTCGGCGCGGCCCTCGGTGACCGCTTCGGCCGCCGCCGGCTCTTCCTCGCCGGGCTCGCCGTCTTCACCGGCGCCTCCGCCGCCGCTGCCATGGCCCCCGGCATCGACTCGCTGATCGCGGCCCGCGCGGTCCAGGGCGTCGGCGCGGCGATCATGATGCCGTTGACGCTGACCCTGCTCACAGCCGCCGTACCGGCCGCCAGGCGCGGAATGGCGTTCGGCATCTGGGGTGCCGTCAACGGGCTCGCCGTGGCCTCCGGGCCCCTCATCGGCGGCAGCCTCACCGAGCACATCTCCTGGCACTGGATCTTCTGGCTGAACGTTCCGCTGGGTCTCGCCCTGCTGCCGCTCGCCCGGCTGCGCCTCGCCGAGTCGTACGGCACCGGCGCCCCGCTCGACTTCGTCGGCACCGTGCTGGCCAGCGGCGGTCTGTTCGGCATCGTCTACGGGCTCGTGCGCGGCCCGGCCGACGGCTGGACCAGCTCCTACGTCCTGACCGGGCTGGTCGCGGGCGGTGCCCTCCTCGTCGCCTTCGTCGTCCACGGCACCCGGGCGAAGAACCCGATGCTGCCGATGCGGCTCTTCCGCTCCCGCGCCTTCGCCGGGATCAACGCGGCCTCCCTGCTGATGTTCCTCGGGATGTTCGGGTCGATCTTCCTGCTCAGCCAGTACATGCAGGGCGTACTCGGCTACTCGCCCACCGAGGCGGGCCTGCGGATGCTGCCCTGGACCGGCATGCCGATGCTCGTCGCCCCGATGGCAGGCATCCTCTCCGACCGGATCGGCGGCCGGCCCGTCGTCGCCACCGGCCTCTTCCTCCAGGCCGCCGGTCTCGGCTACATGGCCCTCGTCGTCACCGCGGACGCCTCCTACGCCGTCCAGCTGCCCGGCCTGATCACCAGCGGCATCGGCATGGCCCTGTTCTTCGCCCCGGCCGCCAACCTGGTGATGTCCAGCGTCCGCCCGAGCGAGCAGGGCATCGCCTCCGGCGCCAACAACGCCCTGCGCGAGGTCGGCGGCGCGCTCGGCATCGCCGTCATGGGATCGATCTTCGCGGCCCAGGGCGGTTACGAGACCGGCCAGACCTTCGTCGACGGCCTCCGCCCCGCCCTCGTGGTCGGCTCCGTGGTGGTCGCCCTCGCGGGCGTCGCGGCCCTCCTGATCCCGGCCGCCCGCCGCCCCGCGCCGGTGACGGAGCCCGCCGAGCCGACGCCGGTGCTGGAGACGGCCGCCCGCTGA
- a CDS encoding adenosine deaminase, with translation MEHVRDVSELPKAHLHLHFTGSMRSATLLELADKYGVRLPEALTDALTSGEPPKLRATDERGWFRFQRLYDAARSCLREPEDIQRLVREAAEEDAKDGSGWLEIQVDPTSYAPRLGGLIPALEIILDAVETAGRETGIGMRVLVAANRMKHPLDARTLARLAVRYADRGVVGFGLSNDERRGMARDFDRAFAIARDGGLLSAPHGGELTGPSSVRDCLDDLHATRIGHGVRAAEDPRLLKRLADRQITCEVCPASNVALGVYEKPEDVPLRKLFEAGVPLALGADDPLLFGSRLAAQYEIARRYHAFTDAELAELARQSVRGSAAPEGVRAKLLAGIDDWLTS, from the coding sequence ATGGAGCACGTACGTGATGTCTCTGAACTGCCGAAAGCCCATCTGCACCTGCACTTCACCGGGTCGATGCGGTCCGCGACCCTGCTGGAACTGGCCGACAAGTACGGTGTGCGGCTGCCCGAGGCGCTGACCGACGCCCTCACCAGTGGCGAGCCGCCGAAACTCCGGGCGACCGACGAACGGGGCTGGTTCCGTTTCCAGCGGCTGTACGACGCGGCCCGGTCCTGTCTGCGGGAGCCCGAGGACATCCAGCGGCTGGTCCGTGAAGCCGCCGAGGAGGACGCGAAGGACGGCTCGGGCTGGCTGGAGATCCAGGTCGACCCGACGTCGTACGCCCCTCGCCTGGGCGGTCTCATCCCGGCGCTGGAGATCATCCTGGACGCGGTGGAGACCGCGGGCCGGGAGACGGGGATCGGGATGCGGGTCCTGGTCGCCGCGAACCGGATGAAGCACCCCTTGGACGCGCGCACACTGGCCCGCCTGGCCGTGCGGTACGCGGACCGGGGTGTCGTGGGCTTCGGGCTCTCGAACGACGAGCGGCGGGGCATGGCCCGGGACTTCGACCGGGCCTTCGCCATCGCGCGCGACGGGGGCCTGCTGTCGGCCCCGCACGGCGGTGAGCTGACGGGCCCCTCGTCGGTCCGCGACTGCCTGGACGACCTGCACGCGACCCGGATCGGCCACGGCGTGCGCGCGGCGGAGGACCCACGCCTGCTGAAGCGCCTCGCGGACCGCCAGATCACCTGCGAGGTGTGCCCGGCGTCGAACGTCGCCCTGGGGGTGTACGAGAAGCCCGAGGACGTGCCGTTGCGCAAGCTGTTCGAGGCCGGTGTGCCGCTGGCGCTGGGCGCCGACGACCCGCTGCTGTTCGGCTCGCGGCTGGCCGCCCAGTACGAGATCGCCCGCCGGTACCACGCCTTCACGGACGCGGAACTGGCCGAACTGGCCCGGCAGTCGGTACGCGGTTCGGCGGCGCCGGAGGGCGTACGGGCCAAGCTGCTGGCGGGGATCGACGACTGGCTGACCTCATAG
- a CDS encoding UDP-N-acetylmuramate dehydrogenase, giving the protein MQEIHDAPLAPLTTFRLGGPADRLITATTDAEVIAAVREADDSGTPLLVIGGGSNLVIGDKGFAGTALRIATTGVYLDGTGLELAAGEVWTDAVARTVEAGLAGIECLAGIPGSAGATPIQNVGAYGQEVSSTITEVVAYDRVTRETVTLTGAECDFSYRHSRFKAEPERHVVLRVRFALEDADGLSAPLKYAETARALGVGPGERVPLEAARETVLKLRAGKGMVLDPEDHDTWSAGSFFTNPILTDAEFAAFHARVAERLGADAVPPAYPAGEGRTKTSAAWLIDRAGFTKGYGTGPARISTKHTLALTNRGRATTEDLLALAREVVAGVRDAFGVTLVNEPVTVGVSL; this is encoded by the coding sequence GTGCAGGAAATCCACGACGCGCCCCTCGCCCCGCTGACCACCTTCCGGCTCGGCGGTCCCGCGGACCGGCTGATCACGGCGACGACCGACGCCGAGGTCATCGCCGCCGTCCGCGAGGCCGACGACTCCGGAACCCCGCTGCTGGTCATCGGCGGCGGCTCGAACCTGGTCATCGGCGACAAGGGGTTCGCGGGGACGGCTCTGCGGATCGCCACGACCGGTGTCTACCTCGACGGCACAGGGCTGGAACTGGCCGCCGGCGAGGTGTGGACGGACGCCGTCGCGCGCACGGTCGAGGCCGGGCTCGCCGGGATCGAGTGCCTCGCCGGGATCCCCGGTTCCGCGGGCGCGACGCCCATCCAGAACGTGGGGGCGTACGGCCAGGAGGTGTCCTCGACGATCACCGAGGTCGTCGCCTACGACCGGGTCACCCGCGAGACGGTCACCCTCACGGGCGCCGAGTGCGACTTCTCGTACCGCCACAGCCGCTTCAAGGCCGAACCCGAGCGCCATGTCGTCCTGCGCGTCCGCTTCGCCCTGGAGGACGCGGACGGGCTGTCGGCGCCCCTGAAGTACGCCGAGACGGCGCGCGCCCTCGGCGTCGGGCCCGGTGAGCGGGTGCCGCTGGAGGCGGCCCGGGAGACCGTGCTGAAGCTGCGCGCCGGGAAGGGCATGGTCCTGGACCCCGAGGACCACGACACCTGGTCCGCCGGGTCCTTCTTCACCAACCCGATCCTCACGGACGCCGAGTTCGCCGCGTTCCACGCGCGCGTGGCGGAGCGGCTCGGCGCCGACGCCGTACCGCCCGCCTACCCGGCCGGGGAGGGCCGCACCAAGACCTCGGCGGCCTGGCTGATCGACAGGGCAGGCTTCACCAAGGGGTACGGCACCGGGCCCGCCCGCATCTCCACCAAGCACACCCTGGCCCTCACCAACCGCGGCCGGGCCACCACCGAGGACCTGCTCGCCCTCGCCCGCGAGGTCGTCGCCGGCGTCCGGGACGCCTTCGGGGTCACCCTCGTCAACGAACCGGTGACGGTCGGCGTCAGCCTCTAG
- a CDS encoding pyridoxal phosphate-dependent aminotransferase, with the protein MSAATPSTARRVSARVGAISESATLAVDAKAKALKAAGRPVIGFGAGEPDFPTPDYIVQAAVEACSNPKYHRYTPAGGLPELKAAIVAKTLRDSNYEVDASQVLVTNGGKQAIYEAFAAILDPGDEVIVPAPYWTTYPESIRLAGGVPVEVVADETTGYRVSVEQLEAARTERTKVVLFVSPSNPTGAVYSAEDTEAIGRWAVEHGLWVLTDEIYEHLVYGDAKFTSLPAILPELRDKCIVVNGVAKTYAMTGWRVGWIIGPKDVVKAATNLQSHATSNVSNVAQVAALAAVSGNLDAVAEMRVAFDRRRHTIVRMLNEIDGVVCPEPEGAFYVYPSVKALLGKEIRGKRPQDSVELAALILDEVEVAVVPGEAFGTPGYLRLSYALGDEDLVEGISRVQKLLAEATG; encoded by the coding sequence ATGAGCGCTGCAACCCCTTCCACCGCGCGCCGGGTCTCCGCCCGAGTCGGCGCGATCTCCGAGTCCGCCACCCTCGCCGTGGACGCCAAGGCCAAGGCCCTGAAGGCCGCCGGGCGCCCGGTGATCGGCTTCGGCGCCGGTGAGCCGGACTTCCCGACCCCGGACTACATCGTCCAGGCCGCCGTCGAGGCCTGCTCGAACCCGAAGTACCACCGCTACACGCCGGCCGGCGGTCTGCCCGAGCTGAAGGCCGCGATCGTCGCCAAGACGCTCCGCGACTCGAACTACGAGGTGGACGCCTCCCAGGTCCTGGTGACCAACGGCGGCAAGCAGGCCATCTACGAGGCGTTCGCCGCGATCCTCGACCCGGGCGACGAGGTCATCGTCCCGGCCCCGTACTGGACGACGTACCCCGAGTCGATCCGTCTCGCCGGCGGTGTCCCGGTCGAGGTCGTCGCGGACGAGACCACCGGCTACCGGGTCAGCGTGGAGCAGCTGGAGGCGGCCCGCACCGAGCGGACGAAGGTCGTCCTGTTCGTCTCCCCCTCCAACCCGACCGGCGCGGTCTACAGCGCCGAGGACACCGAGGCGATCGGCCGCTGGGCCGTGGAGCACGGCCTGTGGGTGCTGACCGACGAGATCTACGAGCACCTCGTCTACGGCGACGCCAAGTTCACCTCGCTGCCCGCGATCCTTCCCGAGCTGCGCGACAAGTGCATCGTCGTCAACGGTGTCGCCAAGACGTACGCCATGACGGGCTGGCGGGTCGGCTGGATCATCGGACCGAAGGACGTCGTCAAGGCCGCGACGAACCTCCAGTCGCACGCCACGTCCAACGTGTCGAACGTGGCGCAGGTCGCCGCCCTCGCCGCCGTCTCCGGGAACCTGGACGCCGTCGCGGAGATGCGCGTGGCCTTCGACCGCCGCCGCCACACCATCGTGCGCATGCTCAACGAGATCGACGGCGTGGTCTGCCCGGAGCCCGAGGGCGCCTTCTACGTCTACCCGTCGGTGAAGGCCCTGCTGGGCAAGGAGATCCGCGGCAAGCGCCCGCAGGACTCGGTCGAGCTGGCCGCGCTGATCCTGGACGAGGTCGAGGTGGCCGTCGTACCCGGTGAGGCGTTCGGCACACCGGGCTACCTGCGCCTGTCGTACGCCCTGGGCGACGAGGACCTCGTCGAGGGCATCAGCCGCGTGCAGAAGCTGCTGGCCGAGGCGACGGGCTGA
- a CDS encoding TetR/AcrR family transcriptional regulator — translation MVRMSAEDRRESVIRAAIAEFAQRGYYGTSTEAIAKRVGVSQPYLFRLFPGKKAMFGAASERCMGDVRRVLGVAAEGLEGEEALHSMANAYVQLIGEHPELLQMQMQIYVTVAAAEAEGDREFGEAVRAGWIKLWDTVEVPVGEETTTFLAYGMLINTLAAMGFPPGHRVWQGMWPSAQVGGRAEA, via the coding sequence ATGGTCAGGATGAGCGCAGAGGATCGACGCGAGAGCGTGATTCGCGCCGCGATCGCCGAGTTCGCGCAGAGGGGCTACTACGGCACCTCCACCGAGGCGATCGCCAAGCGGGTGGGTGTCTCGCAGCCGTACCTCTTCCGGCTCTTCCCGGGCAAGAAGGCGATGTTCGGAGCGGCCTCCGAGCGGTGCATGGGTGATGTGCGCCGAGTCCTGGGGGTGGCGGCCGAGGGGCTGGAGGGCGAGGAGGCCCTGCACTCCATGGCGAACGCGTACGTGCAGTTGATCGGCGAGCACCCCGAGCTGCTCCAGATGCAGATGCAGATCTACGTGACCGTCGCCGCCGCCGAGGCTGAGGGTGACCGTGAGTTCGGCGAGGCCGTACGGGCCGGCTGGATCAAGCTCTGGGACACCGTGGAGGTGCCGGTGGGGGAGGAGACGACGACCTTCCTGGCGTACGGGATGCTCATCAACACCCTTGCCGCCATGGGGTTTCCGCCAGGGCACCGGGTCTGGCAGGGGATGTGGCCCTCGGCGCAGGTCGGGGGACGGGCCGAAGCCTGA